The Candidatus Sphingomonas colombiensis genome contains the following window.
AAAGACCGCGATCACCAAAGTCAGCAGGAAGACGATGAGCGTCGGCAATTGGTGGCGCAGCACGACGCCAAGCGCGCGCTCGTAACCGGTATCGAGCCGGCGAAAGCCGCTGTCCAACGCTTGCGTGACGCGATTGGTGCGCGGCTTTGGCGCTTTCAGGAACCGGCCGCAGAGCATCGGGGTGAGCGTCAGCGTCAGCACCATCGACACCAGCACGGCGGCGCTCAATGTAACAGCGAACTCGCGCATCAGCAGCCCGACCACACCGCCCATGAACATCAGCGGCGTGAATACCGCGATGAGCGAGATCGAGATCGAGAGGATGGTGAAGCCGATCTCTCCGGCGCCGGCGAGGGCGGCATCCAGCGGGGCTGCCCCCGCCTCGATATGCTGCCAGATCACCTCGACCATTACGATCGCATCATCGACGACGAAGCCGACCGCGATGGTGAGTGCCATCAATGACAGATTGTCGAGGCTGTAGTTGAGCGCGAGCATCACGCCGGCCGCGCCCAGCAGCGCCAGCGGAATCACCGCGCTGGGGATCAGGGTCGCGCGGATATCGAGCAGGAAGATGAAGATCACGATCACGACCAGCGCCACGGTGATCAGCAGCGTCTTCTCCACATCGAGCACGGAGGCCCTGATCGTTTGCGTGCTGTCGCGCAATATATGGACGTTGATGCCTGGCGGGATGCTCGCCTCAAGTTGCGGGAGCGAGGCGCGGATCTGACGGACGGTCTTGATGACATTGGCGCCGGGCTGTTTGTAGATGACGAGCAGGATGGATTTCCCGCTCTTGAATCCGGGATCGGTATTCGCCTTGCCGGGGAACACCCAGGCGCCGATCTGATTATTCTCCACGCTGGGGCTGGCGTTGCCGACATCTGAAAGTCGGATCGCCGCGCCGTTGCTATAGCCCACCACCAGATCTTGCCATGCGGTGGCATCGAGGAGTTGATCGTTGGCGTAAACCGTCAGCCCTTGCTGTGGTCCGGTAATTGATCCCTTTGGCGCATTGGTGGTTGCCGCGACCAGATTCGCACGGATCGTATCGATCTGAAGTCCGCGCGCCGCGATCTTGCGCGGATCGAGCTGAATGCGCACCGCCGGCTTCTGCTGTCCGCCGATGTTGACGAGGCCGACACCGGAGATGCGCGAAACCTGTTGGGAGAAGATCACATCGGCATAATTGTCGACCTGATCGAGCGGCAGTGTGTCGGAGGTCAGCGCGAGGATCATGATCGGCGCGTCGGCCGGGTTGACGCGCCGGATCGTGGGCTGCGCGGGCAGGTTGGACGGCAATTGCGCGCTGGCCGCGTTGATAGCCGCCTGCACCTGCTCGAAATCGGAATCGAGGCTTTGTGATAGCTGGAACTGTAGCGTAATACTGGTCGTGCCCTGCGAACTTGCCGAGGTCATCTGGAGGATGCCCGGAATAAGCGAGAATTGCCGTTCGAGCGGGGTCGCGACGTTCGATGCCATCGTCTCCGGGCTGGCGCCGGGGAGGCTGGTGCTGATCTGAAGCGTCGGGAAATCGACATTGGGCAGCGCCGCGACCGGCAGGCTGAGATAGGCGACGATCCCGATCAGCAAAATCGCCACCGCCAGCAGCGTCGTCGCGACGGGCCGCTCGATAAAGGGGCGCGAGAGGCTCAAGCGCCGGTTTGCCCGGGGGCAGGGCGGACGATGCGAACTTTCGATCCCGCCTTCAGCGTCATCTGGCCATCGACGACGACGATCTCTCCCGGCTTAACCCCGCTCTTCACCGCGGTCAGCGTGCCCTCTGCTCCCTCGGTCGCGATCGGGCGCATCGCCGCCGTGCCGTCTTTCCCGATGACGAAGGCATATTGCCCGCTCGGCCCGCGATTGACGGCGGTGGTGGGGATCACGACGGCGTTGCGGATCGTCTGGGTGGCCAGCTTCACGTTGACGAACTGGCCCGGCCACAGATGTCGGCCGCCGTTGGGAAAGCGCGCCTTGAGCTGCACCGTCCCCGTCGCCGGATCGACCCGATTGTCCGCGATGCGCAACTCGCCGGTATCGAGCAGTTCGCCGTCTTCCTGGCTGAGCGCCTGCACCGCGAGCGCGTTGCGAAAATCGCCTGACAACATGCGGATTTGATTGAAATCCCCTTCCGCGACGGTGAACGTCACCGCGATCGGCTGGATCTCGTTGAGCACCACGATCCCGCTTCCGCCCGATCCGCTGGCGGGCGTGTTGCTGGTCGCTGCGGCGGTGCTCGGGGTACTCGCGGTCGATCCGCTCGCGCTGACCAGATTGCCGGGATCGACGAGCCGCACGCCGACCCGCCCGGCAACCGGGGCGGTGATATGGCACCAGCGCAGATTGAGGCGCGCGGCGGCCACGGCGCCCTGGTCGATTTCCACCGTCCCTTCATCCTGCGCGACGGTCACCGCCTGATCCTCCGCGGTCTGCCGCGCGATCGAATCCTGGCTCTGGAGCAGTTGATATCGTTTCAGATCGAGCCGCGCGCCCGCCAATTGCGCCTGATCCCGGCGCAGCGTTCCCTCGGCCTGCTGGAGCGCGGCGAGATACGGTGAGGGATCGACCTCCGCGAGCACCTGCCCGGCGCGCACGTCGCTGCCTTCGGTGAAATTGACGCGGAGCAATTTGCCGCTGACCTGGGACAGGATCGTGATGCTGTTCCACGCCTGCGCGGCGCCCAGCCCGATGATCGAAATCGGCAGATCGCGGGAAACCGCTTTCGCCGCCGTTACCGGGATCGGCGGGGGCGGTGTCGCCTTCGCCGGGGGAGTGCGCAGCAGCACCCATGCCACCAATATGAGCGCCAAAAGCCCGAGAGCGCCAAGCACGATATGCCGCCTTCGCCGCGCTTCGATCATGCGCTTCTCCAAAAAGACGGTCGCGGGAAAATATCGCCGCACCGGCTATTCTGTAGCGGGCCTAAGAACGTTGCCACGGCGCTTTCGTTGCAACCGGATCACCTGTCCGCGCCGCCGATGCCGAACGAGGAAACCGAAAAAGGATTGCATAACCCGGCGGCACGAGGCCGAATGGCGCTGCCGCCAACGAGCGGGAGGGAGAGGATCGGGATGAGGGCTTTCACATGGTGAGCGCGCGCGACCCGCTGGCGACGCCGCACAAGGCGCACTGGCCGATGCCGACGCGCGCGCCGGATGGCGCACCGAATATCGTCGTCATCCTGTTCGACGATGTCGGGTTCGCCGATTTCGGCTGCTACGGATCGACGATCCGCACGCCGGCGATCGACGCGATCGCGGCGCGCGGCCTGCGCTATTCCGGTTTCCACACCACCGCGATGTGCTCCACCACCCGCGCCGCACTGATGACCGGGCGCAACCATCATTCGGTCGGCATGGGCTGTCTCGCCAATTTCGACAGTGGCTATCCCGGCTATCGCGGCAAGATCCGCAAGGAGGCGGGTACGCTGGCGGAGATGCTGCGCCCGCACGGCTATAACAATTACATGGTCGGCAAATGGCACGTCACGCCACTCGGTGAGACGGGGCCGGCCGGCCCGGTCGACGGATGGCCGCTGGGGCGCGGGTTCGATCGCTTTTACGGCTTCATGGACGCCGAGACCGATCAATATGCGCCCGAGCTGGTGCGCGACAACACGCCGGCCACCCCGCCGGGAACCTATGAGAGCGGCTATCACCTGACGACCGATCTGACCGACGAGGCGATCCGCTTCGTGGGCGATCACATCGCGGCCAAGCCCGATGCGCCGTTCCTGCTGTGGCTCGCTTATGGCGCCTGCCATGCCCCGCATCAGGCGCCGCATGATCTGATCCTGCAATATGACGCAGAGTTCGGGCACGGCTGGGATATCGAGCGCGAACGACGCCTCGCCGCGATGAAGGACGCAGGGCTGGTCCCGCCCGACACGCATATGCCGCCGCGCAACGATTTCGTGCAGCCGTGGGACAGCTACGACACGGACCAGCGGCGCCTCTTCACGCGGTTGCAGGCCGCCTATGCGGCGATGCTGGATCATGCCGATCGCAATATCGCGCGGCTGATGGCGTTCCTCGATCGCGCCGGCCTGACCGACGATACGCTGGTGCTCGTGCTGTCGGACAATGGCGCGAGCCAGGAAGGGATGCTCTACGGCTTCGTCAACGCGATGGGGCCGTACAACCAGCGACCGGAATCGATCGAGGAAAAGATCGCGCGGATCGACGATATCGGCGGCCCCGATACGCACGCCAATTTCCCGCTCGGCTGGGCGATGGCGGCGAACACGCCGCTACGCCGCTACAAGCAAAACACGCATGGCGGCGGCATCCGCGATCCGCTTGTCGTGAGCTGGCCCGCGCGCATCCCCGCGCGTGGCGAGATGCGGCACCAGTTCGCGCATTGCGTCGATGTGGTGCCGACGCTGCTCGACCTCATCGGGCTCGCCCCGCCCGAACAGGTGAATGGTGTGCCCCAGATGCCGCTGGAGGGGACGAGCTTCGCGGCCAGCCTGCTCGACGCGAACGCCCCGGCGCGCGATGGCCCCCAATATTTCGAGATGTTCGGCCATCGCGGGATCATCCATCAGGGCTGGAAGGCGGTCGCCTTCCACCCGCCCGGCACGCCATATGACGGTGATAAATGGGAGCTGTTCCACCTCGACAGCGACTTTTCCGAAACCAACAATCTCGCCGAAGCGGAGCCGGCGCGCCTCGCCGCGCTGATCGATCTGTGGTGGCAGGAGGCGGAGGCGCATGACGTCTTGCCGCTGGACGATCGCTTCGGCCCGCGTTTCGCGGAGAATGCCGCACGGCGGCTCGGCGCGCGGCGGGTGTTCACCTTCCACAAGGGGATGGGCCATATCCCGACCGATATCGCGCCCGATCTGCGTGCGCGAAGCTACAAGATCGAGGCGCATGCCCATGTCCGCCCCGGCGACGAGGGCGTGCTGATCGCGCATGGCGACGCCACCTGCGGCTACAGCCTGTTCCTGCGCGACGGCCATCTGCATTTCGATGTGAACGTGGGGGAGCATCAGATCGTGCGCTCAGATGCGCCCGTCGCCCCCGGCGATCATGTCCTTACGGTAGAGGTCGTCCACGGTGCGCCGGCCACAATTGCGCTCAGGGTCGATGAAGCAATGGTGGGCACCGGGACGATTCGCCACGGCTTCGTCAATTTCATCTCATGGTCCGGGCTCGACATCGGGCATGACCGATCGAGCCCCGTATCGGACTATGCCGCGCCGTTCGCCTTTACCGGCGAGCTTCGCAAAGTCGTGGTGACCATCCTCGACGGCGCATCGGGCGATGACGAAGCCGCGGCGCAGGTGCTGCTCGCGCGGGAGTGAACGGCGTCGCCCGGATTTCGGGCTGACCCGGCAAAATGTGGGAAAAGCGCTGGTGGGTCCGCCGGGGCTCGAACCCGGGACCTCTCGATTAAAAGTCGCTTGCTCTACCAACTGAGCTACGGACCCTCACCAGCGCCACGCCGGTTAGGGAGCGCGCGCCGCCGGGTCAACCGTGTGTGAAGCTGCTTTGCATTTAGTCCGGTCACCGGATCGCGCCAGGAGGGAGCGAGATCGGCCAGCGGACGCAGCACGAAATCGCGTTCGCGCAATGCCACATGAGGAATGACGAGGCCGGGCGAACGCCATATGCCGCCCGACCAGGCGATAATGTCGAGATCGATCACGCGGGCGCCCCAGCGCCGCCCGCGTCGGCGGCCGAAGGCGTGCTCGATTTTCTTCAGGCGTACCAACAGTTCCGGGGGCGTGTCGTCGCTCTCGATCAGTGCGACGGCATTGGCATAAGCGCGATTCGATGGGCCGAGCGGCGCGCTGGTGATGATCGGCGACATGTGTTTCGCACCGATCGCCGCCAGCGCCGCGCGCAATTCCGCGCGCGGATCGCCGTGGCGACCCCGGCGATTGGAGCCGAGCGCGATCAGGTAGCTTTGCGTCATTCAGCGCAAGCCTCTACCCGATTAGCGATGACCAGCGTAGCATCACCTCTGCCCGCCACCGAGCCATCGCACGATTGCTCGAATTGTCCCCGCCTCGCCGCCGTGCGCGAGGAATTGCGCGTGACGCATCCCGATTGGTGGAACGCCCCGGTGCCGCTGTTCGGCGATCCCGATGCGTGGCTGGTGGTTGTCGGCCTGGCGCCGGGCAAGGATGGCGCGAATCGCACCGGGCGACCGTTTACCGGCGATTTCGCGGGGGCATTGCTCTTCGCCACGCTCGCGAAGTTTGGGCTGAGCGAGGGCGCGTACAAAGGACGGTTGGACGATGGCGTGGCGCTGAAGGGCGTCGCGGTGGTGAATGCGGTGCGGTGCCTGCCCCCCGCGAACAAGCCGACGCCGGAGGAAATCCGCTCCTGCCGCCCCTTTCTGCAAGCGCCGATCGACGCGCTTCCCCATGCGCGCGTGTTCGTCGCGCTGGGGCAGATCGCGCACCAGTCGACGGTCAAGGTGCTGGGCGGGAAGCTGCCCAAGGCGCGTTTCGCGCATCTCGCCGAGCATCGCGTGCCGGATGGGCGGATGCTGATCGATAGCTATCATTGCTCGCACTACAATCAGAGCACCGGGCGCCTGACGCCCGCGATGTTCGAGGCGGTATTCGAGCGCGCACTGGCCCTGCGCGGCTAGCGCCGGGCGTTTCCGCCCAATCGTAAAATTTTTTTAACGACCCCGTGCGGGAGGGCCGGGGCCGCGTCGTCATGGGCAATGTAGCGGGCAAGGGGGAAGTCCGCTGCGTTGTAGGAGGGAACGGCGTGTTTCAGGACTTCATGCGCCCGGATCGGTTTGGCGCGACGACATTCGAGGGGGGAGGTCGTTCGCGTGGCTGGTCTGTCTTGCTACCGTTTTTCAATGAGCGGGATTATCTTCGCGACACGGTGGCAAGTCTGGCGGGGCAGTCGGAACCGCCGTTCCTGATACTGATCGACAACGGCAGCTCGGACGGCAGCGCCGAAGTGGCGGTCGAAGTGGCGCGCGAATATGGCGTGCCGCATCTGCTGGTGCATGAGCCGCGTCCCGGCAAGGTTGCGGCACTGGCGGCGGGGTTGCCGTTCGTCGCGACCCCTTATGTCGCGACGTGCGACGCCGACACCTGGTATCCGCCGCATTATCTGGCCGCCGGGCAAGCGCTGCTCGAGCAGGACGGACGGGGCGGCGCGGGGGCCTATTTCGTGTCGCGCCGCGCGAGCGTCGCCGAACGCGCGGCGGGCGCATTCCAGATCCAGCTCGTCGCGCGGCTGTTCCCCGGACAGTGCCATGCCGGTGGCGCCGGGCAGGTGTTTCGCACGAGCACGCTGCGCCGCGCGGGCGGGTTCGATCCCGCGCGCTGGAATCTTGTGCTGGAGGATCACGAGGTGATCCATCGCCTGCTTCAGCAGGGCTCGATGGGTTATGGCGCGGCTCTGTGGTGTGCGCCCGCGCCGCGCAAGCGCGATCGTGCCTCGGTGCGGTGGACCGTCGCGGAGCGGCTTTGTTATCTCGCCATGGCCGCACGCGCCGGTGACTGGTTCTTCTACGATTATCTCGCGCGCCGCCTCATCCGCCGGAAATTGTCGAGCGATCGCTTGCGCGAACGGCGTTTCCAGGCCGGCGGCGGTTCGCCGGCCGCACAGGAGGCGTTCGTGCCCGCGATGGTGACGGCATGAGCGCGCCGCGCCTTATCGTTTGCGCCGACGATTTCGCTCTGTCGCGCCTGATCAGCGAGACGATCGCGTCGCTCGCGCATAAGGGCCGTATTAACGCGATCAGTTGCATGACGGTCTGCCCCGGCTGGGCGCGCGACGTCGAACTGCTCGAGGGGCTGCCGTCGAGCGTCCAGCTCGGGCTGCATCTTACGCTCACCTGCGAGGAGCCGCTTACCGACATGCCGGAATATCTGCCCGACGGCGGCCGGATGCCGGAGATCGATCCGCTGACCGCGGCGGCGGCGAAGGGCAATTTGCCACTCGAAGAGATTGCGTGCGAGATCGACGCGCAATTTCGCGCCTTCCGCAAGGCGACCGGCCGCGCGCCCGATTTCGTTGACGCGCATCAGCATGCCCATGTCCTTCCCGGCATCCGCCGACTGTTCCTCGACGCGGTGGCCGAACATGCGCCCAACGCGTGGATTCGCGATTGCGGCGACCGGGTGAGCGCGATCGCGGCGCGGCCCTATCGCGGCAAGGCGATCGGCAGCGCCTATCATGCGCGTGGCCTGCGGCGCGCGGCGGCGCGGCGCGGGATTGCCTGCAATACCAGCTTCGCGGGGCATTACGATTTCCGCAGCGATTATGAAGCGATCTTCCCGCGCTTCCTGCGGCGGCCGGGCAAGATGCATCTCATCATGTGCCACCCCGGCGCGGGGACGTTGCCCGGCGACGATATCGCCGACGCTCGCCCGCGTGAGGCAGCGGCCTTGCACCGGATGCGGATCGCGGACATGGCTCGCGCGCATGGCCTGGAATTCGACGCATGACATTGCGCGCGCTCCCACGCTGCGAGAGAGCGCCTGATGGCGGAGCCGACACTGGTTTCCGCTTATGGGGAGCAGCGCGCCTTGTTGATGCGCCTGCTCACCGCGCGGCTGGGCAGCGCGACGGACGCAGAGGATGCGTTGCAGGATCTGTGGTTTCGCATCGTCTCCAGCCCGGCCGGGCGGGTGGACAATCCGGCGGCCTATCTGATGCGCATGGCCGGCAATCTGGCGACCGATCGGCGGATCGCCGCGCGACGCCGTGCGACGCTGGAAACGCATTGGGTGGAATCGGGGGATTCGGCGATCGATCTGCCATCGCCGGAACGCGAAACGCTGGCGCGCGATGCGTTGCGCCGCGCGGATATGGTGATCGCCGCGATGCCGGAACGGATGCGCGTCGCCTATCGCCTGTTCCGCATCGATCACGTGCCGCAGCGCGAAATCGCGGATCAGTTGGGTATCTCGCTCAGCGCGGTAGAGAAATTGTTGCAGCGTGCCTATCGCCGGCTGCACGCCATGGCGGACGGAGTTGGCGATGAGTAACATCGACGACACGATCCTCGACGCGGCGATCGGCTGGCACGTCCGTCAGGCGGAGATGGACGAGCGGGCGTGGCTCGATTTCGTCACCTGGCTGGAGGCCGATCCGGCGCACGCTCGCGCTTATGACATGGTGAGCATGGCCGATGTGGAACGCCATGCACCGACGCGCGTCGATTTGCCGGTGGCCGCCAATGACGAAGACGGAATCGGCGCGCGGCGCTGGTATCGTCGTCGACCCGGCTTCGCGGTGGCAGCGGCGGCGTTTGCGGCGGCGATGGTCGGCAGCGTCGGGCTGATGGAGCAGCGGCGCGGCAGCGATGCCCCGATCGCGATTGCCGCAAACGGCCCGCGTATGCTTGCGCTTGCTGATGGCACGCGGGTCGCGATGGCATCGGGCGCGCGCATGACCATCGGTGGCGGCGATCAGCGTTCGGCGTCGGTGGAAAACGGGCGTGTCACTTTCCATGTCACGCATGATGCCGATCACCCCTTCACCGTGCGGATGGGCGATTGGGAAGTGCAGGACGTCGGCACGATATTCGCGATCACGCGCAGCGCCGATGGCGTGGACGTTAGCGTCAGCGAGGGATCGGTGCTGTTCGATCCCCAGAACAACCGCATCGCACTAAAGGCGGGCGAGGGGCTCACTGTTCTTCCGGGGAATCGGATGGTGCGATCGCGACTCGATTCGAATCAGGCGCGGACCGTGGTTTTTTCAGGTCAGCCGATTCGATTCGCTGCGGAAACGATCGGACTTGTCCTGGGACGGGACGTTCGTGCCGATGATAGCGTGGCGCTGACGCCCTTTACCGGCATCGTTCGATTGACGGGCGACGCGCCCCGCGACATGGCGCATCTTGCGGAACTGACAGGAATGCGCGTTTCTCATGAGGGGGATGGCTGGATCATCGCATCGTCGGCTGGGCCGACGCGCTAGGTTCGCCATTGTTGTGGCGGGCGCGCTGATCGCCGCGCCGCTCGCCGCCGCCCCCGCGGAGCCGGTTTCGCTTCAAACCGCGCTATTGCAACTCGCCACCCGCACCGGGGACGAGATCGTCAGCGTTGAGCCGGGGCTGCGCGCGATCCGTGTCCAGCCGCCGCCGCCGGGCCTGTCCGCCGAAGCGGCGCTGCGCCGCCTGTTGCGGGGCACTGGCTATCGCGCGGAGCGAATCGGGCCGCGCAGCTATCGCGTGGTCCGTGCGCCGGAGCGCCGGCCCGCGCCGGTGAAGGCTCCATCTGCGGCGGTGGAGGGGGAGGCGGCGCCCGAAGTTCTCGTCACCGCCAGCAAGCAGCACGTGCCGTTGCTGCGCTTTCCCGCGTCGATCCTCACCATCCGGCCACAAGCGAGCCCCGCGAACAGCCCCACCGCGGACCTGACAGACGCGGTGCGCTCCACCCCGGTATTGCAGTCCACCGCGCTTGGGCCGGGGCGCGACAAGATCTTCATCCGGGGCATCGCCGACAGCAGCTTCAACGGCGCGACACAGGCGACGACGAGCTATTATCTTGATGATGTGCAGATGAGCTATTCGACGCCGGAGCCGGGGCTGGCGCTGGTCGACGTTCGCTCGATCGAGGTGATGGAGGGGCCGCAGGGCACGCTCTACGGTGCGGGCGCGATCGGGGGGATCATCCGTATCGTGCCGAATCCGGCGCAACCCGGCGTCTTCCACGGCGCGATCGCCGCCAGCGGCGCGGCGACGGTGGAGGGGCGGCCGGGCGGCGATATATCGGGTTTCGTCAATCTGCCGCTGGCGGGCGGCGTCGCGGCGGTGCGGCTCGTCGGCTATCAGTCGCGCGAGGGCGGTTATATCGACGATCCGCTGCTCAACCGTCACGCGATCAACGCGATCGATCGGATCGGCGGCCGTGCCTCCGTGCGGATCGAAGCGGGGGACGGGTGGCAGGTCGACGCCACCGGGCTGGGGCAGCGGATATCGGCCGGCGATGCGCAATATATCGATCTCGGTGGAGAGGATTTGTCGCGATCGGCGCGCGCGGCACAGCCTTATTGGAACAGCATCCTGCTTGGGCGCGTCAGCATCACCAAGCGCTGGGCGAGCGGGCTTGAGTTCGTTTCGGTCAGCGGGGTCAGCCAATATGACGCCGAGGATCATTTCGATGCCACCCCGCCGGGCGCGCCGGAGGCCATCGGCTACACGACTGTGCGCTCCAACCTGCTCTGGACCAACGAAGTGCGCCTGTCGCGTTCGGGCGCGAATGGCGAATCGTGGGTGGTCGGGCTGGCGGTGCTGCGCAATCGCGACGCCGAAAATCGCACGCTCGGCCCAGCCAACAACCCGAGCGATATCATCGGCGTCACGAACGTATCCCAGAACGTGTCGATGTTCAGCGAACTGACCGAGCCGCTTTCCCGCAATTTCTCGGCAACCCTGGGCCTGCGCGCTACCGAGGCGCGCGTCGACGGCTATCCGTCGATCAAGCCGCGCGCGGGCGATCTGGTGCGCGGGCGAATGACGCGGCGCATCGACCCAACGCTCGCGCTGTCATGGCAACTCGCGCCGAGCCTGTCAGTCTATGGCCGTTATCAATCCGGTTTCCGCACCGGGGGCCTCGCGGTGGCGCGCGGGATCGGGCGCGTCGCGGAGTTCAAATCCGATGCGATCGGGATGGGAGAAATCGGCGTTCGGCGGCTGCGGCGCGGCGTGACCGGCGTCAATCTTACCGCCGCATTCTCCTATGCGCGCTGGCACGATATCCAGGCCGATCTGATCGACCGGCGCGGCCAGCCCTACACCGCGAATATCGGCAATGCCCATATCTTCACGGCGGAGACGAGCGCGGATTGGGTGCCGATCGCGCCGCTGCGTTTCGATCTGTCCATGCTCTACACCGTCAATCGCGTCACCGGCCCGCTGGCCGCGACATCGGCGTTGGACAATCAACGCCTGCCGAATACGCCACCGTTCAGCGCACACGGCGGGATCAGCTATAAATGGAATGCATTCGGCGGCACGATGCATGCGACGGGCGCGGTGGACTATATCGGTCGCTCCGTGCTGGGCACCGGGCGCTATCTGGATTTTGAGCAGGGGGAATATGCCGTCCTGTCGGCGCGGACCGAATGGTCACGCCGTGACCTGACCCTGTGGCTGGCGGCCGACAACCTTACCGACAGCCGGGGCAATCGCTTCGCATTCGGCAACCCGTTCACGCTGGCGATGCGTGCGCAGAGCACGCCGGTGCGCCCCACCACGTTTATGATCGGCGTCAAAGTGGAGCGATGAACAGAAAAATCCCGCACAAGAGCGATGTCTTGCGCGGGATTTTTGTTTGATCCGGAATGCCCCGAAGGCGCGTCAGTAAACGCGCTTCTTCGGCTTGATATATTCCGCGTCGTCGGTGAGCGTGTAATCGTGGACCGGACGGTAATCGATCTTGGTCGTGCCGCCCTTGCCGCCCCAGCCGTCAAATGTCGCGGTGGTGTGCTTCATCCAGTTTGCGTCGTCGCGATCCGGGAAATCCTCGTGCATGTGCGCGCCGCGGCTTTCCTTGCGATTGTCCGCGCCCTTCATCGTCACGACGGCCTGGCCGATCAGATTGTCGAGTTCCATCGTCTCGATCAGATCGGTGTTCCAGATCAGCGAGCGATCGGTGATGCCGATATCCGCCATGCTCTTATAGACCGCGTCGATCTTCTGGACGCCTTCCGCGAGGAGCGCGGAATCGCGGAACACCGCGCAGTGGCGCTGCATCGTGCGCTGCATCTCCGTGCGGATCTTCGCGGTGGACGAGCCGCCGCTGGCGTTGCGGAAATGATCGAGCCGCGCCAGCGCCTGCTCCTCAGAGCCACCCGGCAGCGGATTGTGCGGCGTGTTCGGCTTCAGCGTATCCTTGAGCCGCAGCCCGGTCGCGCGGCCGAATACCACCAGATCGATCAGCGAGTTCGAGCCGAGGCGGTTCGCGCCATGGACGGAAACGCACGCCGCTTCGCCAACCGCGAACAGGCCGGGGACCACGGCATCGGGGTTGCCATCCTTCAGCTGGACGACTTCGCCGTGATAGTTCGTGGGGATGCCGCCCATGTTGTAATGGACGGTCGGCGTCACCGGCAGCGGCTGGCGCGTGAGATCGACGCCGGCGAAGATCTTGCCCGTCTCGGTGATGCCGGGGAGCCGCTCGTGCAGCACCTTGGGATCAATATGATCGAGGTGGAGGTAGATATATTCGCCGTGCGGGCCGACGCCGCGTCCTTCGCGCATCTCCATCGCCATCGAACGCGCGACCACGTCGCGGCTCGCGAGATCCTTGGCGGATGGCGCGTAACGCTCCATGAAGCGCTCGCCCTCGGAGTTGGTGAGATAGCCGCCTTCACCGCGTGCGCCCTCGGTGATGAGCACCCCCGCGCCGTAGATGCCGGTCGGGTGGAACTGCACGAACTCCATGTCCTGCAACGCCAGCCCGGCGCGCAGCGCCATGCCGTTGCCGTCGCCGGTGCAGGTATGCGCCGAGGTGGCCGACTGATAGACGCGGCCGCCGCCGCCCGTTGCCAGCACGACGGCGTGGCTGCGGAAACGGTGGATCGCGCCGGTTTCCATGCACATCGCGATCACGCCACGGCACGCGCCGTTTTCCATGATCAGATCGAGCGCGAAATATTCGACGTAGAAATCCGCATCATACTTCAGGCTCTGCTGATAGAGCGCGTGGAGCATGGCGTGGCCGGTGCG
Protein-coding sequences here:
- the folK gene encoding 2-amino-4-hydroxy-6-hydroxymethyldihydropteridine diphosphokinase encodes the protein MTQSYLIALGSNRRGRHGDPRAELRAALAAIGAKHMSPIITSAPLGPSNRAYANAVALIESDDTPPELLVRLKKIEHAFGRRRGRRWGARVIDLDIIAWSGGIWRSPGLVIPHVALRERDFVLRPLADLAPSWRDPVTGLNAKQLHTRLTRRRALPNRRGAGEGP
- a CDS encoding uracil-DNA glycosylase → MTSVASPLPATEPSHDCSNCPRLAAVREELRVTHPDWWNAPVPLFGDPDAWLVVVGLAPGKDGANRTGRPFTGDFAGALLFATLAKFGLSEGAYKGRLDDGVALKGVAVVNAVRCLPPANKPTPEEIRSCRPFLQAPIDALPHARVFVALGQIAHQSTVKVLGGKLPKARFAHLAEHRVPDGRMLIDSYHCSHYNQSTGRLTPAMFEAVFERALALRG
- a CDS encoding glycosyltransferase family 2 protein is translated as MFQDFMRPDRFGATTFEGGGRSRGWSVLLPFFNERDYLRDTVASLAGQSEPPFLILIDNGSSDGSAEVAVEVAREYGVPHLLVHEPRPGKVAALAAGLPFVATPYVATCDADTWYPPHYLAAGQALLEQDGRGGAGAYFVSRRASVAERAAGAFQIQLVARLFPGQCHAGGAGQVFRTSTLRRAGGFDPARWNLVLEDHEVIHRLLQQGSMGYGAALWCAPAPRKRDRASVRWTVAERLCYLAMAARAGDWFFYDYLARRLIRRKLSSDRLRERRFQAGGGSPAAQEAFVPAMVTA
- a CDS encoding ChbG/HpnK family deacetylase, giving the protein MSAPRLIVCADDFALSRLISETIASLAHKGRINAISCMTVCPGWARDVELLEGLPSSVQLGLHLTLTCEEPLTDMPEYLPDGGRMPEIDPLTAAAAKGNLPLEEIACEIDAQFRAFRKATGRAPDFVDAHQHAHVLPGIRRLFLDAVAEHAPNAWIRDCGDRVSAIAARPYRGKAIGSAYHARGLRRAAARRGIACNTSFAGHYDFRSDYEAIFPRFLRRPGKMHLIMCHPGAGTLPGDDIADARPREAAALHRMRIADMARAHGLEFDA
- a CDS encoding sigma-70 family RNA polymerase sigma factor, with amino-acid sequence MAEPTLVSAYGEQRALLMRLLTARLGSATDAEDALQDLWFRIVSSPAGRVDNPAAYLMRMAGNLATDRRIAARRRATLETHWVESGDSAIDLPSPERETLARDALRRADMVIAAMPERMRVAYRLFRIDHVPQREIADQLGISLSAVEKLLQRAYRRLHAMADGVGDE
- a CDS encoding FecR domain-containing protein; this encodes MSNIDDTILDAAIGWHVRQAEMDERAWLDFVTWLEADPAHARAYDMVSMADVERHAPTRVDLPVAANDEDGIGARRWYRRRPGFAVAAAAFAAAMVGSVGLMEQRRGSDAPIAIAANGPRMLALADGTRVAMASGARMTIGGGDQRSASVENGRVTFHVTHDADHPFTVRMGDWEVQDVGTIFAITRSADGVDVSVSEGSVLFDPQNNRIALKAGEGLTVLPGNRMVRSRLDSNQARTVVFSGQPIRFAAETIGLVLGRDVRADDSVALTPFTGIVRLTGDAPRDMAHLAELTGMRVSHEGDGWIIASSAGPTR